From a region of the Tiliqua scincoides isolate rTilSci1 chromosome 4, rTilSci1.hap2, whole genome shotgun sequence genome:
- the IMPA2 gene encoding inositol monophosphatase 2 → MKPGGEQEAAGGGDPWKECVEVAVQLALRAGQIIRKALTEEKQVSTKTSAADLVTETDHLVENLIVSALKEKFPSHRFIAEEATAAGSKCILNDSPTWIIDPVDGTCNFVHKFPTVAVSIGFAVNQELEFGVIYHCTEERLYTGRRGQGAYCNDKRLQVSKVTDISKALILTEIGPKRDPETLKVFLSNMERLLKAQAHGVRVIGSATLALCHLASGAADAYYQFGLHCWDLAAATVIIREAGGVVMDTSGGPLDLMSCRVVAAGTQEMATFIAQEIQTIHYRRDDEN, encoded by the exons ATGAAGCccggcggggagcaggaggctgccGGGGGAGGCGACCCCTGGAAGGAGTGCGTGGAGGTGGCGGTGCAGCTGGCGCTGCGGGCGGGCCAG ATCATTAGGAAAGCTCTCACTGAGGAAAAACAGGTGTCCACCAAAACTTCTGCTGCAGATCTTGTAACAGAAACGGATCACTTAGTAGAAAATTTAATTGTTTCTGCTCTGAAAGAAAAGTTTCCCTCTCACAG GTTTATTGCAGAAGAAGCTACTGCTGCTGGTTCAAAATGCATACTCAATGACAGTCCGACCTGGATTATTGATCCTGTTGATGGCACTTGCAATTTTGTACATAA GTTTCCAACTGTGGCTGTTAGCATTGGATTTGCTGTTAACCAAGAG CTTGAATTTGGTGTAATTTATCACTGCACTGAAGAACGGTTATACACTGGTAGAAGAGGTCAAGGGGCATATTGTAATGACAAAAGGCTTCAGGTATCAAAAGTGACAG ataTCTCAAAGGCCTTGATTTTAACAGAAATTGGTCCAAAACGGGATCCTGAGACCTTGAAAGTATTTCTCAGTAATATGGAGAGACTGCTAAAAGCTCAAGCTCATGG GGTTCGCGTAATTGGAAGTGCAACCTTGGCGCTTTGCCATCTAGCATCTGGTGCCGCAGATGCCTACTACCAGTTTGGCTTGCACTGTTGGGACTTGGCAGCAGCTACTGTTATTATCAGAGAGGCAGGTGGTGTTGTGATGGATACTTCAG GTGGGCCTCTAGACCTAATGTCATGCCGTGTGGTTGCAGCAGGTACCCAGGAGATGGCTACATTCATCGCTCAGGAAATACAGACTATTCACTATAGGCGGGATGATGAGAATTGA